In a single window of the Megalobrama amblycephala isolate DHTTF-2021 linkage group LG3, ASM1881202v1, whole genome shotgun sequence genome:
- the LOC125265247 gene encoding protein NYNRIN-like gives MLSPHVSERGTDVPMMNSLLTNDLDIKILQANPTQADLTYWSDNEVKPDQVGILRDKQGRLALPASAIVMLCRHYHGVSHVSKKKVIQMLNRSYCIANIQRNTLLILDACLVCAQTNKHKATKHDALPHPELPFQHLQIDFTHMPPCGNNKYLLVIVDRFSKWPEAFPCGKENAQTVVKVLAKDIIPRFGIPMVIDSDNGTPFTSKVTQLLAKELNITWRLHIPFHAPSSGQVENMNRVIKDRLNKACLDTGRNWVDLLPAILTEIRMSPSATTKMSPFEILMGRPFPTPWVRGRAGNFSTGDMEVIITDYVDSLIKTLNSINGDVSLSLPLPAEKNTHPFVPGQQVLIKCLKPTKLGEPKYLGPATVIAVTRTGVLTDFQPQWIHASRLKAAPSQGNVLVNEEKEASEPRKDPKEGEPRRSTRRRRKRLLEI, from the coding sequence ATGTTAAGTCCACATGTAAGCGAAAGGGGCACAGATGTGCCtatgatgaattcattattGACTAATGATTtggacattaaaatattacaagctAACCCTACGCAAGCTGATTTGACTTACTGGTCAGACAATGAAGTAAAACCAGATCAAGTTGGAATCTTGAGAGACAAACAGGGTAGACTTGCATTACCTGCATCTGCGATTGTTATGCTATGTAGACATTATCATGGTGTATCACATGTGTCAAAAAAGAAAGTGATACAAATGTTGAATCGATCTTATTGCATAGCAAATATTCAAAGAAATACTCTGTTGATATTGGATGCTTGTCTGGTGTGTGCTCAAACTAACAAGCACAAGGCAACTAAACATGATGCTTTACCACATCCTGAGCTACCATTCCAACACTTGCAAATTGATTTTACGCATATGCCTCCTTgcggaaataataaatatttgcttGTGATTGTTGACAGATTTTCTAAATGGCCTGAAGCTTTTCCGTGTGGAAAAGAAAATGCACAGACGGTAGTTAAAGTTCTGGCTAAGGACATTATACCGCGTTTTGGTATACCAATGGTTATCGATAGTGATAATGGAACACCGTTCACTTCCAAAGTCACGCAGTTGTTAGCCAAGGAGCTTAATATTACCTGGAGATTGCATATCCCATTTCATGCTCCATCTAGTGGACAAGTTGAGAACATGAATAGGGTTATCAAAGATCGTCTTAATAAAGCGTGTCTTGATACAGGCAGAAATTGGGTTGATCTGCTGCCTgccatattgacagaaattaGAATGTCACCATCAGCAACAACAAAGATGTCTCCGTTTGAAATCCTTATGGGTAGACCTTTCCCGACCCCATGGGTCAGAGGTCGCGCTGGCAATTTTTCCACAGGTGACATGGAGGTGATCATCACGGATTATGTGGATTCCCTAATTAAAACTTTGAATAGCATCAATGGtgatgtgtctctctctctccctcttcctGCAGAAAAAAACACTCATCCTTTCGTTCCAGGACAACAGGTGCTGATAAAGTGTCTGAAGCCCACAAAACTGGGTGAGCCGAAATATCTGGGGCCCGCCACGGTGATTGCTGTGACGAGAACAGGAGTGCTGACTGACTTCCAGCCGCAGTGGATCCATGCCAGTCGACTGAAAGCAGCTCCATCCCAGGGGAACGTTCTGGTCAATGAGGAGAAGGAAGCCAGTGAGCCAAGGAAAGATCCGAAGGAAGGTGAACCAAGACGTTCAAcgaggagaagaagaaagagattgCTAGAGATCTAA